In Paracoccus fistulariae, a single window of DNA contains:
- a CDS encoding 3-deoxy-D-manno-octulosonic acid transferase — MTTARWSIGRFALWLKLRQPGAADQPFSLPKGDGPLLLVHSTPQAAVALTQVSRQLLQARPNLRLMQIGHENLPQPGRNLAAAQALIAAARPAALLLLGPRLPAALITAASDSGIPIVLAEARLDASFTGWSLRGALRRELLRKMDTVLATDQGSYHIARSIGISRDRLSMTGPVAEIREPLSCVEDERSYFAGLLRGRHAWLAASVPPEEEAAVLRAHRAALHQSHRALLFMAPRDPARIDALTEEIEASGLIVARRTEDEEPTDEVQVMLTDGPTEMGLWYRLAPVTYMGGTLLGPDGESHHPFEPAALGSAIVHGPLPGAHATEWQQLQGAKASRQVSDANDLSTAIAELTLPEHIATLASNAWLVSTGGADVTMRICAPILKILGKEPT; from the coding sequence ATGACAACGGCACGCTGGAGCATCGGGCGCTTTGCGCTATGGCTGAAGCTGCGTCAACCGGGCGCGGCGGACCAGCCGTTTTCGCTGCCCAAGGGCGATGGTCCGTTGCTGCTGGTCCATTCCACGCCGCAGGCCGCCGTCGCCCTGACCCAAGTCAGCAGGCAATTGCTGCAGGCGCGGCCCAATCTGCGGCTGATGCAGATCGGGCATGAGAACCTGCCCCAACCCGGCCGCAACCTGGCCGCCGCGCAGGCACTGATCGCGGCGGCCCGCCCCGCCGCCCTGCTGTTGCTTGGGCCCAGGCTTCCTGCTGCCCTCATTACCGCCGCCAGCGACAGCGGCATCCCAATCGTCCTGGCAGAGGCCCGGCTTGACGCAAGTTTCACCGGCTGGTCGCTGCGCGGTGCGCTGCGGCGGGAATTGCTGCGCAAGATGGATACGGTGCTGGCGACGGATCAGGGCAGCTATCACATCGCGCGCAGCATCGGCATAAGCCGCGACCGGCTGTCGATGACCGGCCCGGTCGCCGAAATCCGCGAACCGCTGTCCTGCGTCGAGGATGAGCGCAGCTATTTTGCGGGACTTTTGCGCGGGCGGCATGCCTGGCTGGCGGCCTCGGTCCCGCCCGAGGAAGAGGCCGCCGTGCTGCGGGCCCATCGCGCCGCCCTGCATCAGTCGCACCGGGCGCTGCTGTTCATGGCGCCCCGCGATCCGGCGCGGATCGACGCGCTGACCGAAGAGATAGAGGCCTCTGGCCTGATCGTCGCGCGCCGGACCGAGGATGAGGAGCCCACCGATGAGGTGCAGGTCATGCTGACCGATGGCCCGACCGAAATGGGCCTGTGGTATCGGCTGGCGCCGGTCACCTATATGGGCGGCACCTTGCTGGGGCCGGACGGGGAATCGCATCATCCGTTCGAACCCGCCGCCCTTGGATCGGCCATCGTGCACGGACCATTGCCGGGGGCCCATGCAACCGAATGGCAGCAATTGCAGGGCGCGAAAGCCTCGCGTCAGGTTTCGGATGCGAATGATCTGTCCACGGCCATCGCCGAACTGACCCTGCCAGAACATATCGCGACGCTGGCCAGCAATGCCTGGCTTGTCAGCACCGGCGGCGCGGATGTGACCATGCGCATCTGCGCACCGATCCTGAAGATCCTCGGCAAGGAGCCGACATGA
- the tsaD gene encoding tRNA (adenosine(37)-N6)-threonylcarbamoyltransferase complex transferase subunit TsaD: MDKIIFLGIESSCDDTAAAIVTDDGRVLSSVVSSQTDLHADFGGVVPEIAARAHAERLDIAVEEALKQAGVGLRDLSGVAVTAGPGLIGGVMAGVMSAKGIAAGAGLPLVGVNHLAGHALTPRLTDAVDYPYLMLLVSGGHCQFLRVDGPEDFTRLGGTIDDAPGEAFDKLAKLLALPQPGGPSVEAEAALGDPDRFALPRPLLDRPGFDMSFSGLKTAALRLRDQLIAEQGGLRQADRRDLCAAFQAAVAEVLAEKSRRALAAHPVPVLAVAGGVAANGTIRAALEQVAAQAGAEFLAPPLRLCTDNGAMIAWAGIERFRQGHRDGMDLAARPRWPLDRKAAPMLGSGKKGAKA, translated from the coding sequence ATGGACAAGATCATCTTCCTTGGCATCGAAAGCAGTTGCGATGACACTGCCGCCGCGATTGTGACGGATGATGGCCGCGTGCTGTCCTCGGTCGTCAGCAGCCAGACAGATCTGCATGCCGATTTCGGCGGCGTGGTGCCGGAAATCGCGGCCCGCGCCCATGCCGAACGGCTGGATATCGCGGTGGAAGAGGCGCTGAAACAGGCCGGTGTCGGCTTGCGCGATCTGTCGGGCGTTGCGGTGACGGCGGGGCCGGGGCTGATCGGCGGGGTGATGGCCGGGGTCATGTCGGCCAAGGGCATCGCTGCGGGCGCGGGACTGCCGCTGGTCGGCGTGAACCATCTGGCGGGTCACGCGCTGACCCCGCGACTGACCGATGCCGTGGACTATCCCTATCTGATGCTTCTAGTCTCGGGCGGCCATTGCCAGTTCCTGCGCGTGGATGGCCCCGAAGATTTCACCCGTCTGGGCGGCACCATCGACGACGCCCCCGGCGAGGCTTTCGACAAGCTGGCCAAGCTGCTGGCATTGCCGCAGCCCGGCGGCCCCTCGGTCGAGGCCGAGGCCGCGCTTGGCGATCCCGACCGCTTTGCCCTGCCCCGGCCGCTGCTGGATCGTCCCGGTTTCGACATGTCATTCTCGGGTCTGAAAACGGCGGCATTGCGGCTGCGCGATCAGCTGATCGCCGAGCAGGGCGGCCTGCGACAGGCCGACCGCCGCGACCTTTGCGCCGCGTTTCAGGCCGCCGTGGCCGAGGTGCTGGCCGAAAAGTCGCGCCGCGCCTTGGCGGCCCACCCTGTGCCGGTGCTGGCCGTGGCGGGCGGCGTCGCGGCCAATGGCACGATCCGCGCCGCGCTGGAACAGGTGGCCGCGCAGGCCGGTGCGGAATTTCTGGCCCCGCCGCTGCGGCTCTGCACCGATAATGGCGCGATGATCGCCTGGGCGGGGATCGAGCGGTTCCGTCAGGGCCATCGTGACGGCATGGATCTGGCGGCGCGGCCCCGCTGGCCGCTGGATCGCAAGGCTGCCCCGATGCTGGGCAGCGGCAAGAAGGGGGCCAAGGCATGA
- a CDS encoding YciI family protein, which translates to MPLFAVICRDKPGVLQTRINTRDAHLAYIKDSGIVTMAGPLIEEGEMRGSLVVLEAPDLAAAQNWAAGDPYKAAGLFQQVDVIEWKKVIG; encoded by the coding sequence ATGCCGCTTTTCGCCGTAATCTGCCGGGACAAGCCCGGTGTGCTGCAAACCCGGATCAACACCCGCGACGCCCATCTGGCCTATATCAAGGACAGCGGCATCGTCACCATGGCCGGCCCGCTGATCGAAGAGGGCGAGATGCGCGGCTCTTTGGTGGTGCTGGAGGCCCCGGATCTGGCTGCGGCGCAGAATTGGGCGGCGGGCGATCCCTATAAAGCCGCCGGTCTGTTCCAGCAGGTCGATGTGATCGAGTGGAAAAAGGTGATCGGCTGA
- a CDS encoding MBL fold metallo-hydrolase produces the protein MSYDVAGIARERKIIVPTGYRSAICAVLTACLPFAGLAQGFDVTVLGARGGIEDGNLSAFMISPADDPRAVTCDAGALVSGLRAADEGGVFDDLQMPEETEYSRIGYVLTQQIKGYLISHAHMDHIAGLIAASPDDSAKPIYGLSSVLQRVGDGYFNWSVWPNFATTGTAPTLGKYRLTDLPAAQSRPLDGTGMSVTAFPLAHGGAESTAFLIESGDDALLCFGDTGPDQVEGGTNIADIWAAIGDLVREGKLRAIIAEVSYPNAQPDDRLYGHLTPNWLLKSLAELEAIAGDGSLQDLPVIVSHIKYSLKTGETPQQMIQRELQEGNDLGVSFLIPEQGDFWRLAPE, from the coding sequence ATGTCCTATGATGTTGCCGGGATTGCAAGAGAGAGGAAGATCATCGTGCCCACCGGATATCGTTCGGCCATCTGCGCCGTGCTTACCGCCTGCCTGCCCTTTGCCGGGCTGGCTCAGGGATTTGACGTCACCGTGCTGGGCGCCCGTGGCGGGATCGAGGACGGCAATCTCAGTGCTTTCATGATCTCACCCGCCGATGATCCGCGCGCCGTGACTTGCGATGCGGGGGCTCTGGTCAGCGGCTTGCGCGCGGCGGATGAGGGGGGCGTCTTCGATGATCTGCAGATGCCCGAAGAGACCGAGTATTCGCGCATAGGCTATGTCCTGACGCAGCAGATCAAAGGCTATCTGATCAGCCACGCGCATATGGATCACATCGCGGGCCTGATCGCGGCCTCGCCCGATGACAGCGCCAAGCCGATCTATGGCCTGTCATCGGTGCTGCAACGGGTCGGGGACGGCTATTTCAACTGGTCGGTCTGGCCAAATTTCGCGACCACAGGCACTGCGCCGACGCTGGGCAAATACAGGCTGACCGATCTGCCTGCGGCCCAGTCGCGCCCGCTGGACGGGACCGGCATGAGCGTGACGGCCTTTCCGCTGGCCCATGGCGGGGCCGAATCGACGGCCTTCCTGATCGAATCGGGTGATGATGCGCTGCTGTGCTTTGGCGATACCGGCCCAGATCAGGTCGAAGGCGGCACGAATATCGCTGATATCTGGGCGGCGATCGGCGATCTGGTCCGCGAGGGGAAATTGCGCGCCATCATTGCCGAGGTGTCTTACCCCAACGCGCAGCCCGATGACCGGCTTTACGGGCACCTGACCCCGAACTGGCTTCTGAAATCGCTGGCCGAGCTGGAGGCCATTGCCGGTGACGGCAGCTTGCAGGATCTGCCCGTGATCGTCAGCCATATCAAATATTCGCTGAAAACCGGAGAGACGCCGCAGCAGATGATCCAGCGTGAACTGCAAGAGGGCAACGATCTGGGCGTCAGCTTTCTGATCCCGGAACAGGGCGATTTCTGGCGCCTCGCGCCGGAATGA
- a CDS encoding uroporphyrinogen-III synthase, producing the protein MARVAGATILLTRPQADSQRFAAMLPHWPVVISPIMRIVPVPHDARRLRDAEGLVFTSAHAIPAAGPGRGRFAICVGSRTGDLARQAGFHVVEGNGFAESLPPLIAAAPVPLIHPQGRHLARQLPVEGVVVYDQQALDLSDQAQHLLGGDRPVILPIFSPRSARLLSAQVENSRAPLWPVAISKAAMEGWNAPARGRNIASEPSSGAMIAAIGRLHLTEH; encoded by the coding sequence ATGGCAAGGGTGGCAGGGGCCACGATTCTGTTGACGCGGCCGCAGGCGGATTCGCAGCGTTTTGCCGCCATGCTGCCGCACTGGCCCGTGGTGATCTCTCCGATCATGCGGATCGTGCCGGTGCCCCATGATGCCCGGCGTCTGCGCGATGCGGAAGGTCTGGTCTTCACCTCGGCCCATGCGATTCCCGCAGCGGGGCCGGGGCGGGGGCGTTTCGCCATCTGCGTCGGCAGCCGCACGGGCGATCTGGCCCGGCAGGCGGGGTTCCACGTGGTCGAGGGGAATGGCTTTGCCGAAAGCCTGCCACCCCTGATCGCGGCGGCGCCGGTGCCGCTGATCCATCCGCAGGGGCGGCATCTGGCGCGGCAATTGCCGGTCGAGGGGGTCGTGGTCTATGATCAGCAGGCACTGGATCTGAGCGATCAGGCCCAGCATTTGCTGGGCGGTGACCGCCCGGTGATCCTGCCGATCTTCTCTCCGCGATCGGCCCGCCTGCTCAGCGCGCAGGTCGAAAATTCGCGCGCGCCGTTATGGCCGGTGGCGATTAGCAAGGCCGCGATGGAGGGTTGGAATGCGCCCGCGCGGGGCCGCAATATCGCCTCGGAACCCTCATCCGGGGCGATGATTGCCGCGATCGGGCGGCTTCACCTGACGGAACATTAA
- a CDS encoding DUF4170 domain-containing protein — MSQRLHLVFGGELTDTQSTQFRDAENIHIVGIFPNYETAYNAWKAEAQRTVDSAHTRYFIAHLHRLRDEETEASPTEELDVQG; from the coding sequence ATGAGCCAACGTCTTCATCTGGTTTTCGGCGGCGAACTGACCGACACGCAATCGACCCAGTTCCGCGACGCGGAAAATATCCACATTGTCGGCATTTTCCCGAATTACGAGACCGCCTATAATGCCTGGAAGGCCGAGGCGCAGCGTACCGTGGACAGCGCCCATACCCGCTATTTCATCGCCCATCTGCATCGTCTGCGCGACGAAGAGACCGAGGCCAGCCCGACCGAGGAACTGGACGTTCAGGGGTAA
- a CDS encoding NAD(P)H-dependent glycerol-3-phosphate dehydrogenase yields the protein MSVAILGAGAFGTALAIAISANGPVTLWGRDISWGRENPRLPGITLPDQVTVTADLQAATQAGTLLLALPAQALGAFLSEHADLLQDKWLVSTAKGIDLTRLTGPSTLIAEVCPKATIAVLTGPSFAADIARGLPTALTLACAEDRAAQALQQMLSTPVLRLYRTPDVTGAELGGALKNVIAIAAGVVIGAGFGDSARAAIITRGFAEMTRLATHLGARPETLAGLSGLGDLTLTCTSVQSRNFRFGQALGKGEDFDPATTVEGAATARAVTALAEKLGLDMPIAAMVAKLSQGGASVEHAAEYLMTRPLKEE from the coding sequence ATGAGCGTGGCAATTCTGGGCGCGGGCGCCTTTGGCACCGCATTGGCCATCGCGATCTCTGCCAATGGTCCGGTAACCTTATGGGGCCGGGACATCAGTTGGGGCCGCGAAAACCCGCGCCTGCCGGGGATCACCCTGCCCGATCAGGTCACCGTCACTGCCGATCTGCAAGCCGCGACGCAGGCGGGAACGCTGCTTCTGGCGCTGCCCGCGCAGGCGCTTGGCGCCTTTCTGTCCGAACATGCCGATCTGCTGCAGGATAAATGGCTGGTCAGCACGGCCAAGGGCATCGACCTGACGCGATTGACCGGCCCCTCGACCCTGATTGCCGAGGTCTGCCCGAAAGCCACGATCGCGGTGCTGACCGGCCCCTCTTTCGCGGCGGATATCGCACGCGGTCTGCCCACCGCGCTGACCCTGGCCTGTGCCGAGGATCGGGCCGCGCAGGCGCTGCAACAGATGCTGTCCACGCCGGTCCTGCGCCTTTATCGCACACCGGACGTGACCGGCGCGGAACTGGGCGGTGCGTTGAAAAATGTCATCGCCATTGCGGCGGGCGTGGTGATCGGCGCAGGCTTTGGCGACAGCGCGCGTGCCGCGATCATCACCCGTGGCTTTGCCGAGATGACGCGCCTGGCCACGCATCTGGGCGCAAGGCCGGAGACGCTGGCCGGGCTGTCGGGTCTGGGCGATCTGACCCTGACCTGCACCTCGGTCCAGTCGCGGAATTTCCGCTTCGGGCAGGCCCTGGGCAAAGGCGAAGATTTCGATCCCGCAACCACGGTCGAAGGCGCCGCCACCGCGCGCGCCGTCACCGCGCTTGCCGAAAAACTGGGCCTCGACATGCCCATCGCGGCCATGGTCGCGAAACTGTCGCAAGGCGGCGCCTCGGTCGAACATGCCGCCGAATATCTGATGACCCGCCCCCTGAAGGAGGAATGA
- a CDS encoding heme biosynthesis protein HemY yields MLISLLKIVIFFAVVVALTLGAIHLAENGQNLLLQYGGTEIVLTPVKAVIALLLLLVVAWLVVKLLGLLLAFFHFLAGDETAISRYFDRSRRKKGYDALGDAVLAIASGEGKLAQDKAARAAKYLPDRHITNLLSAQAAEVAGDDSRANQIYRRLLDDDRTRFVGIRGLMRQELNKGDTATALLLAQKAYAIKPRHKEIQNTLMELEMQEGDWKGARRMLREKQRQGEISKDVRIRRDAVLALQEASDVLAQGSSISAREAAISAAKASPDLIPAAVLAARSYLAQNDGRNAARLLEKTWSVNPHPDLAACYAEIAPNETPTERLSRFKRLIERNADNEESRLLKAELLLAAEDFPGARRALGDLAETHPTVRTLSIMAAVERGEGADDSVVRGWLARALTASRGPQWCCDKCQNVMSDWAPVCDNCHGFDTLTWREPVEKRSPHMPAATTGAEMLPLLVGAPKPAEGETAELVEDSDPKAAEADQKPKADKKQAEEAEVVEPDYLGKPGYVQPEPDYTPKAEEKPKASAAKDQQADHAAEKPAENSAEKPVNDAEKASGADAETPAAEAKQKPEEPREMVRPDIMPPDEADWNNSKQKR; encoded by the coding sequence ATGTTGATTTCATTGTTGAAAATCGTGATCTTCTTCGCCGTTGTCGTGGCGCTGACACTTGGCGCGATCCATCTGGCCGAAAATGGTCAGAACCTGCTGCTGCAATATGGCGGGACCGAGATTGTGCTGACACCGGTCAAGGCGGTCATTGCGCTGCTGCTGCTGCTGGTCGTCGCCTGGCTGGTGGTCAAGCTGCTGGGGCTGCTGCTGGCCTTCTTCCACTTTCTGGCGGGCGATGAGACGGCGATCAGCCGCTATTTCGACCGTTCGCGCCGCAAAAAGGGCTATGATGCCTTGGGCGATGCGGTGCTGGCCATTGCCTCGGGCGAGGGGAAGCTGGCGCAGGACAAGGCCGCGCGGGCCGCGAAATACCTGCCCGACCGGCATATCACCAACCTGCTTTCCGCACAGGCGGCCGAGGTGGCGGGCGATGACAGCCGCGCCAACCAGATCTATCGCCGCCTTCTGGATGATGATCGCACCCGCTTTGTCGGCATTCGCGGGTTGATGCGGCAGGAACTGAACAAGGGCGACACGGCGACGGCGCTGCTGCTGGCGCAGAAAGCCTATGCCATCAAGCCGCGCCACAAAGAGATCCAGAACACGCTGATGGAACTGGAGATGCAGGAGGGCGACTGGAAGGGCGCCCGCCGCATGCTGAGGGAAAAGCAGCGTCAGGGAGAGATCTCCAAAGACGTGCGGATCCGCCGCGACGCCGTTCTGGCCCTGCAAGAGGCCAGCGATGTGCTGGCGCAGGGCAGTTCGATCAGCGCGCGGGAGGCCGCGATTTCTGCCGCCAAGGCCTCGCCTGATCTGATCCCGGCGGCGGTGCTGGCCGCCCGCAGCTATCTGGCGCAGAATGATGGCCGCAACGCGGCGCGGCTGCTGGAAAAGACCTGGTCGGTCAATCCGCATCCCGATCTGGCCGCCTGCTATGCCGAGATTGCGCCGAATGAGACGCCGACCGAACGCCTGTCGCGGTTCAAGCGCCTGATCGAGCGGAACGCCGATAATGAGGAATCGCGCCTGCTGAAGGCCGAACTGCTGCTGGCAGCCGAGGATTTCCCGGGGGCCCGCCGTGCGCTTGGCGATCTGGCAGAGACGCATCCGACGGTGCGCACGCTGTCGATCATGGCGGCTGTGGAACGTGGCGAGGGTGCCGATGACAGCGTCGTGCGTGGCTGGCTGGCGCGGGCGCTGACCGCTTCGCGCGGTCCGCAATGGTGCTGCGACAAATGCCAGAACGTGATGTCCGACTGGGCGCCTGTTTGCGACAATTGCCATGGCTTTGACACGCTGACCTGGCGTGAGCCGGTCGAAAAGCGCAGCCCGCATATGCCCGCGGCGACGACAGGCGCGGAAATGCTGCCGCTGCTGGTCGGTGCGCCCAAACCCGCAGAGGGTGAGACCGCCGAACTGGTCGAGGATAGCGATCCCAAGGCTGCTGAAGCGGATCAAAAGCCCAAGGCCGACAAGAAGCAGGCCGAAGAGGCAGAGGTGGTCGAGCCGGACTATCTGGGCAAGCCCGGCTATGTTCAGCCCGAACCGGATTACACGCCAAAAGCCGAGGAAAAGCCCAAGGCCAGCGCCGCCAAGGACCAACAGGCAGATCACGCGGCCGAAAAGCCCGCAGAGAACTCCGCAGAAAAACCTGTGAATGACGCGGAAAAGGCCAGCGGCGCCGATGCCGAAACGCCTGCTGCCGAGGCCAAGCAGAAGCCAGAGGAGCCGCGCGAGATGGTGCGTCCAGACATCATGCCGCCCGATGAGGCCGACTGGAACAACAGCAAGCAGAAACGTTGA
- a CDS encoding LysE family translocator produces MTDPTNLLAFAALSLGMVLTPGPNMIYLISRSISQGRMAGLISLGGVALGFVFYMLCAALGITAIVMAVPLAYDTLRIAGAVYLLYLAWQAVRPGGRSPFHVRDLPKDGPRKLFLMGFLTNLLNPKIAVMYLSLLPQFIQPDHGSVLLQSLALGGVQIIISVGVNALIALSAGSISIFLLRRPGFAVLQRWLMGTVLAGMALRMLTEARR; encoded by the coding sequence ATGACGGATCCCACCAATCTGCTGGCCTTCGCGGCCCTGTCACTGGGCATGGTACTGACGCCCGGTCCGAACATGATCTATCTGATCTCTCGCTCGATCAGCCAGGGGCGCATGGCAGGTCTGATTTCGCTGGGCGGGGTGGCGCTTGGTTTCGTCTTCTACATGCTCTGCGCGGCCTTGGGCATTACCGCCATCGTCATGGCCGTGCCCCTCGCCTATGACACGCTGCGGATCGCGGGGGCGGTCTACCTGCTTTATCTGGCCTGGCAGGCGGTCAGGCCGGGCGGACGGTCACCCTTCCATGTCAGGGATCTGCCAAAGGACGGCCCGCGCAAGCTGTTTCTGATGGGATTTCTGACCAATCTTCTGAACCCCAAGATTGCGGTCATGTATCTGTCGCTTCTGCCGCAATTCATCCAGCCGGATCACGGCAGCGTCCTGCTGCAATCGCTGGCACTTGGCGGGGTCCAGATCATCATCAGCGTCGGTGTCAACGCCCTGATCGCGCTCAGCGCGGGCAGCATCTCGATCTTTCTGCTGCGCCGCCCCGGTTTCGCGGTTCTGCAACGCTGGCTGATGGGCACGGTTCTGGCAGGCATGGCCCTGCGGATGCTGACCGAGGCGCGGCGCTGA
- a CDS encoding EVE domain-containing protein, whose product MKYWLFKSEPDVFGWDDLVAKGDQGEEWDGVRNYQARNMMRAMKIGDRGLFYHSNIGKEAVGIVEVIAEAHPDSTAEDPKWECVDIKAIEPLPAAVSLDQAKAEPRLKDMVLVNNTRLSVQPVTEEEWQVVLEMAGR is encoded by the coding sequence ATGAAATACTGGCTGTTCAAATCGGAACCCGATGTCTTCGGCTGGGACGATCTGGTTGCCAAGGGCGATCAGGGCGAGGAATGGGACGGCGTGCGGAACTATCAGGCGCGCAATATGATGCGGGCGATGAAGATCGGCGATCGCGGGCTGTTCTATCACTCGAATATCGGCAAGGAAGCGGTCGGGATCGTCGAGGTGATCGCCGAGGCACACCCCGATTCAACCGCCGAGGATCCGAAATGGGAATGCGTCGACATCAAGGCCATCGAGCCGCTGCCCGCCGCCGTCTCGCTGGATCAGGCCAAGGCCGAGCCGCGCCTGAAGGATATGGTGCTGGTCAACAATACCCGCCTGTCGGTCCAGCCCGTGACCGAGGAGGAATGGCAGGTCGTTCTGGAAATGGCAGGGCGCTGA
- a CDS encoding COG4223 family protein: MTRTVVKKPEESKPTNKPKRTKPETSAAGGAEAEKKQAAASGAIKSRDVGSGDGSSAAASGAEIKPTPSSLVGDKAQGAPAAAPKSAKPDAKPASEPAKAKTPEKPLNLESAKKTVAKPASTPFEKSPASDSATLAATPTKTETAKPEAAKTEPAKSAPEQPAARKPEPASPAPQQGKVQKVGFWPLVFGGVVAAGIGSIGTIYALPHLPASWLPEQEAPQVDVEAIRSQATQAAEAAATSQIDTLRAELDARHDDMMSQIQANQQQGAPSDGASAEALSSLQQRLDEQAQQIQQLSDRPAFDPQLAQRLQDLTAKAQDLEGQIEKAAQQAQSQIDTAQAEAQKLQEAAEDSTRRAEAVAAIAALQTALDRGLQPDEARQTMESAGIETPAALDREVASLDTLQGEFPDAARAALRASLRDESASGTGNVFTNFLRAQTGARSVEPREGDDPDAILSRADAKVEAGQIGEALTEVEALPDSAKSAPSMAEWIGKATAYRDAQSALSDLSASSN, from the coding sequence ATGACGAGGACTGTCGTGAAAAAGCCAGAAGAATCCAAACCCACGAACAAGCCGAAGCGGACCAAGCCAGAGACGAGTGCCGCAGGGGGCGCCGAGGCAGAGAAGAAGCAGGCGGCGGCCTCGGGTGCCATCAAGTCGCGTGATGTCGGTTCAGGCGATGGCAGCTCGGCTGCAGCCAGCGGCGCCGAGATCAAGCCGACGCCGTCCAGTCTTGTCGGCGACAAGGCCCAGGGCGCGCCCGCTGCCGCCCCGAAATCCGCAAAGCCCGATGCGAAACCCGCGAGCGAGCCAGCCAAGGCAAAGACCCCGGAAAAGCCGCTGAACCTCGAATCGGCCAAGAAGACCGTGGCGAAACCGGCCTCGACCCCGTTCGAGAAATCGCCCGCTTCGGACAGCGCGACACTGGCGGCGACGCCCACGAAAACCGAAACAGCCAAGCCAGAGGCGGCCAAGACCGAACCGGCCAAATCCGCGCCTGAACAGCCTGCCGCCAGAAAGCCCGAACCCGCCAGCCCTGCACCGCAGCAGGGAAAGGTGCAGAAGGTCGGCTTCTGGCCTCTGGTGTTCGGCGGTGTCGTGGCGGCAGGGATCGGCAGCATCGGCACGATCTATGCGCTGCCCCATCTGCCCGCATCCTGGCTGCCGGAACAAGAGGCCCCGCAGGTGGATGTCGAGGCGATCCGGTCCCAGGCCACGCAGGCCGCAGAAGCGGCAGCCACCAGCCAGATCGACACGCTGCGCGCGGAACTGGATGCCCGGCATGACGACATGATGTCGCAGATTCAGGCCAATCAACAGCAGGGCGCACCGTCCGACGGGGCGTCCGCCGAGGCGCTTTCGTCGCTGCAACAGCGTCTGGACGAACAGGCGCAGCAGATCCAGCAATTGTCGGACCGCCCTGCCTTTGATCCCCAACTGGCGCAGCGTCTGCAGGATCTGACCGCCAAGGCGCAGGATCTGGAAGGTCAGATCGAAAAGGCCGCCCAGCAGGCGCAATCCCAGATCGACACCGCGCAGGCCGAGGCGCAAAAGCTGCAGGAAGCGGCCGAGGATAGCACCCGTCGCGCCGAGGCCGTGGCCGCCATCGCCGCGCTGCAAACGGCGCTGGATCGCGGGCTGCAACCGGATGAGGCCCGGCAGACCATGGAAAGCGCAGGCATCGAAACGCCTGCGGCGCTGGATCGCGAAGTGGCCAGCCTGGACACGTTGCAAGGCGAATTCCCCGATGCCGCGCGGGCCGCTCTGCGCGCCTCGCTGCGCGATGAAAGCGCCTCGGGCACGGGCAATGTCTTCACCAACTTCCTGCGCGCCCAGACCGGCGCGCGTTCGGTCGAACCCCGAGAGGGCGACGACCCCGACGCGATCCTGTCGCGCGCCGATGCCAAGGTCGAAGCAGGCCAGATCGGCGAGGCCCTGACCGAGGTCGAGGCGCTTCCGGACAGCGCGAAATCCGCCCCGTCGATGGCCGAATGGATCGGCAAAGCCACCGCCTATCGCGACGCGCAATCGGCGCTGTCCGATCTTTCAGCCAGCTCGAACTGA